Proteins found in one Pseudomonas mosselii genomic segment:
- a CDS encoding FMN-binding glutamate synthase family protein: MKDALPSRYACLTLCLLFTLASLPFLARHDGLWPFTVISALLSLVGLNDLRQRHHAVRRNYPILGNIRYLIETVRPEIRQYLIEGDDDKLPFSRAQRSLVYARAKNESAEKAFGTLNDAYKPGFEFISHSMLPVPMPDPASFRIRIGGPQCRQPYSASIFNISAMSFGALSANAIAALNKGARLGRFAHDTGEGSISPYHREHGGDLIWEIGSGYFGCRTEDGHFDPDRFAEQARSPQVKMIEIKLSQGAKPGHGGILPGHKVSAEIANTRGVREGEDCISPAAHSAFSTPRELLQFVARLRELSGGKPVGFKFCLGHPWEFMGIAKAMLASGITPDFIVVDGKEGGTGAAPREFSDNMGVPLREGLMFVHNTLVGLNLRERIRIGAAGKLVSAFDIASVLAIGADWVNSARGFMFAIGCIQSQSCHTNKCPTGVATQDPLRQRALVVPEKAERVASFHRNTLHALAEMLAAAGLDHPSELKPKHLARRISASEISLFSQLHTFLKPGELLSGAIDSEFYARMWRMARSDSFAPQTGEIEVAAAVNVRRKETAPA, from the coding sequence ATGAAAGACGCACTCCCCAGCCGCTACGCCTGCCTGACCCTGTGCCTGCTGTTCACCCTCGCCAGCCTACCCTTCCTCGCCCGGCACGACGGGCTCTGGCCCTTCACCGTCATCAGCGCCCTGCTCAGCCTGGTCGGCCTCAACGACCTGCGCCAACGCCACCACGCGGTGCGCCGCAACTATCCGATCCTGGGCAACATCCGCTACCTGATCGAAACCGTCCGCCCGGAGATCCGCCAGTACCTGATCGAAGGCGACGACGACAAGCTGCCGTTCTCCCGCGCCCAGCGTTCGCTGGTCTACGCCCGGGCCAAGAACGAAAGCGCCGAGAAAGCCTTCGGCACCCTCAACGACGCCTATAAACCAGGCTTCGAGTTCATCAGCCATTCGATGCTGCCAGTGCCGATGCCCGACCCGGCCTCGTTCCGCATCCGCATCGGCGGCCCGCAGTGCCGTCAGCCGTACTCGGCGTCGATCTTCAATATCTCGGCCATGAGCTTCGGCGCCCTCAGCGCCAACGCCATCGCCGCGCTGAACAAGGGCGCGCGCCTGGGCCGCTTCGCCCATGACACCGGTGAGGGCAGCATCAGCCCCTACCACCGCGAACACGGCGGCGACCTGATCTGGGAAATCGGCAGCGGTTATTTCGGCTGCCGTACCGAAGACGGCCACTTCGACCCTGATCGCTTCGCCGAACAGGCACGCTCGCCTCAGGTGAAGATGATCGAGATCAAGCTCAGCCAGGGCGCAAAGCCGGGCCATGGCGGGATCCTGCCGGGGCACAAGGTCAGCGCCGAGATCGCCAACACCCGGGGCGTGCGCGAAGGCGAGGACTGCATCTCGCCGGCCGCCCACAGTGCCTTCAGCACGCCACGGGAGTTGCTGCAGTTCGTCGCCCGGCTGCGCGAGCTGTCTGGCGGCAAGCCGGTGGGTTTCAAGTTCTGCCTGGGCCACCCGTGGGAGTTCATGGGCATCGCCAAGGCCATGCTGGCCTCCGGCATCACCCCGGACTTCATCGTCGTCGACGGCAAGGAAGGCGGCACCGGCGCGGCGCCCCGGGAGTTCTCCGACAACATGGGCGTGCCCCTGCGCGAGGGCCTGATGTTCGTGCACAACACCCTGGTGGGGCTGAACCTGCGCGAGCGCATCCGCATCGGTGCGGCGGGCAAACTGGTTAGCGCCTTCGACATCGCCAGCGTGCTAGCCATCGGCGCGGACTGGGTGAACTCGGCGCGGGGCTTCATGTTCGCCATCGGCTGCATCCAGTCGCAGAGCTGCCACACCAACAAGTGCCCGACCGGGGTGGCGACCCAGGACCCGCTGCGCCAGCGCGCGCTAGTGGTGCCGGAGAAAGCCGAGCGGGTCGCCAGCTTCCACCGCAATACCTTGCATGCCCTGGCCGAGATGCTTGCCGCCGCCGGCCTGGACCACCCCTCTGAACTCAAGCCCAAGCACCTGGCGCGGCGTATCAGCGCCAGCGAGATCAGCCTGTTTTCGCAGTTGCACACTTTCCTCAAGCCGGGCGAACTGCTCAGCGGCGCGATCGACAGCGAGTTCTATGCACGGATGTGGCGGATGGCGCGCAGCGACAGCTTCGCGCCGCAGACGGGTGAAATCGAGGTGGCGGCGGCGGTCAACGTGCGCCGGAAAGAAACAGCCCCGGCATAG
- a CDS encoding OprD family porin: MLKTRISLVALAMIAATQAQANEQAESKGFIEDSHANVLLRNAFINRDKKHGTNDQSQWGQGVIANFSSGFTQGTVGVGVDAFGLYALRLDGGKGRNQGGGVDFFKRSDPTFDGEKTNASHNLARGGAAVKFRVSNTVLKYGDQMPALPVLQYDDGRLLPESFTGTMITSKEIKGLEINAGRFTQEARKSAERRDGGGLKSINVLGGSYKFTDNFTASLYTADNEDVMKKHYLGLNYVFPIASDQSLTLDFNGYKSDIDNKYVRAAKLNGDSNTIWSLAATYAYGPHSFTLAHQRSTGSTGYNYGWYQNDGGVGDGGSTIYLANSYWSDFNAEDERSWQLGYGLDFGAFGVPGLTYKFAYVVGDNINTRKVGAPEGFGEGKEREIFNQIRYVVQEGPAKDLSVKLRSSFLRTNTAVRQNGYNDDGNEVRVFVEYPISIF; encoded by the coding sequence ATGTTGAAAACCAGGATCAGCCTGGTCGCCCTGGCGATGATCGCCGCGACCCAGGCACAGGCCAATGAGCAGGCCGAAAGCAAGGGCTTCATTGAGGACAGCCACGCCAACGTCCTGCTGCGCAACGCCTTCATCAACCGTGACAAAAAGCACGGCACCAACGACCAGTCCCAGTGGGGCCAGGGCGTCATTGCCAACTTCTCCTCCGGCTTCACCCAGGGCACCGTCGGTGTCGGTGTCGACGCGTTCGGTCTGTACGCCCTGCGCCTGGATGGCGGCAAAGGCCGCAACCAGGGTGGCGGTGTCGACTTCTTCAAGCGCTCCGATCCCACTTTTGATGGTGAAAAGACCAACGCTTCGCACAACCTGGCCCGTGGTGGCGCTGCGGTGAAGTTCCGTGTCTCCAACACCGTGCTCAAGTACGGTGACCAGATGCCGGCCCTGCCGGTGCTGCAGTACGATGACGGCCGCCTGCTGCCGGAAAGCTTCACCGGCACCATGATCACCTCCAAGGAGATCAAGGGCCTGGAAATCAACGCCGGCCGCTTCACCCAGGAAGCCCGCAAGAGCGCCGAGCGTCGTGATGGCGGTGGCCTGAAGTCGATCAACGTGCTCGGCGGCAGCTACAAGTTCACCGACAACTTCACCGCGTCGCTGTACACCGCCGACAACGAAGATGTGATGAAGAAGCACTACCTGGGCCTGAACTACGTCTTCCCGATCGCCAGCGACCAGTCCCTGACCCTGGACTTCAACGGCTACAAGTCCGATATCGACAACAAGTACGTGCGTGCCGCCAAGCTCAACGGCGACTCCAACACCATCTGGAGCCTGGCCGCTACCTACGCCTACGGCCCGCACTCGTTCACCCTGGCGCATCAGCGCAGCACCGGCAGCACCGGCTACAACTACGGCTGGTACCAGAACGACGGTGGCGTGGGTGACGGTGGTTCGACCATCTACCTGGCCAACTCCTACTGGTCCGACTTCAACGCCGAGGACGAGCGTTCCTGGCAGCTGGGCTACGGCCTGGACTTCGGCGCCTTCGGCGTGCCGGGCCTGACCTACAAGTTTGCCTATGTGGTGGGTGACAACATCAACACCCGCAAGGTCGGTGCACCTGAAGGTTTCGGTGAAGGTAAAGAGCGCGAGATCTTCAACCAGATCCGTTACGTGGTTCAGGAAGGCCCGGCCAAGGACCTGTCCGTCAAACTGCGTAGCTCGTTCCTGCGTACCAACACCGCAGTGCGCCAGAATGGCTACAACGACGACGGCAACGAAGTCCGCGTATTCGTCGAGTACCCGATCAGCATCTTCTGA
- a CDS encoding type VI secretion system Vgr family protein, translated as MLFKQFTRLAQINSPLGPDKLILAEMGGSEELGRLFDFELQLTSDDPAIDLNQLLGKPMSLSVQQSVGSSRHFHGIVARCSQSVDQGQFASYRVTLRPWLWLLTRTSDCRIFQHLSAPQIIKQVFRDLGFSDFEDLLSRNYREREYCVQYRETSFDFVSRLMEEEGIYYFFRHEQERHVLVLADAYGAHQKAPGYETVPYYPPDGQHRERDHINDWHLAQEVQPGSLELNDYDFQRPSARIDVRSAMPRPHQAGDYPLYDYPGAYEQTQDGEHYARTRLESLQSLHERVELRGNARGLGSGHLFSLSNFSRQDQNREYLIVAARYYVHQERLESGGGSGAAQFESNLSCIDAQQSYRPVGSTLRPIVKGPQTAVVVGPAGEEIWTDQYGRVKVHFHWDRHDQSNENSSCWIRVSQATAGKNWGSIQVPRIGQEVIVSFLEGDPDRPIITGRVYNAEQTVPYDLPGSATQSGMKSRSSKGGSPANFNEIRMEDKKGAEQLYVHAERNMDTVVEQNQTLSVGISRVKTVGMIETVTIGQDRLRSVRHRDVLLVGGDKRDSVHGNYVMDAGDQIRLVCGDSVIELKSDGTINISCAKFNIHATADGIINTDGKLDLNLGGGPQAKASGQGDKGEIDGRVKQVFKQ; from the coding sequence ATGCTGTTCAAGCAGTTCACGCGCCTGGCGCAGATCAACAGCCCCCTGGGGCCGGACAAGCTGATCCTTGCCGAAATGGGCGGCAGCGAGGAACTCGGCCGCCTGTTCGACTTCGAGCTGCAGCTGACCAGCGACGACCCGGCCATCGACCTCAACCAGCTGCTGGGCAAGCCCATGAGCCTGAGCGTGCAGCAGAGCGTCGGCAGCTCGCGGCATTTCCACGGCATCGTCGCCCGTTGCAGCCAGTCGGTGGACCAGGGCCAGTTCGCCAGCTACCGCGTCACCTTGCGTCCGTGGCTGTGGCTGCTGACACGCACCAGCGACTGCCGGATCTTCCAGCACCTGAGCGCGCCGCAGATCATCAAGCAGGTGTTCCGCGACCTGGGCTTCTCGGATTTCGAGGACCTGCTCAGCCGCAACTACCGCGAGCGCGAGTACTGCGTGCAGTACCGCGAGACCAGCTTCGACTTCGTCAGCCGCCTGATGGAGGAGGAAGGCATCTACTACTTCTTCCGCCACGAGCAGGAACGCCACGTGCTGGTGCTGGCCGACGCCTACGGCGCGCACCAGAAGGCCCCCGGCTACGAGACCGTGCCCTACTACCCGCCGGACGGCCAGCACCGCGAGCGCGACCATATCAACGACTGGCACCTGGCCCAGGAGGTCCAGCCCGGCTCCCTGGAGCTCAACGACTACGACTTCCAGCGCCCCAGCGCGCGCATCGACGTGCGCTCGGCGATGCCGCGCCCGCACCAGGCCGGCGACTACCCGCTGTACGACTACCCCGGCGCCTACGAGCAGACCCAGGACGGCGAGCACTACGCCCGCACCCGCCTGGAGTCGCTGCAGAGCCTGCACGAGCGGGTCGAGCTGCGCGGCAATGCCCGGGGCCTGGGCAGCGGCCATCTGTTCAGCCTGAGCAACTTCAGCCGCCAGGACCAGAACCGCGAGTACCTGATCGTCGCCGCCCGCTACTACGTGCATCAGGAGCGCCTGGAAAGCGGTGGCGGCAGCGGTGCGGCGCAGTTCGAGAGCAACCTCAGCTGCATCGACGCGCAGCAAAGCTACCGCCCGGTGGGCAGCACCCTGCGGCCGATCGTCAAGGGCCCGCAGACGGCCGTGGTGGTCGGCCCTGCCGGCGAGGAGATCTGGACCGACCAGTATGGCCGGGTCAAGGTGCACTTCCACTGGGACCGCCACGATCAGTCCAACGAGAACAGCTCGTGCTGGATCCGCGTGTCGCAAGCCACGGCGGGCAAGAACTGGGGCTCGATCCAGGTGCCGCGGATCGGCCAGGAGGTGATCGTCAGTTTTCTCGAAGGCGACCCCGACCGGCCGATCATCACCGGGCGGGTCTACAACGCCGAGCAGACGGTGCCCTACGACCTGCCCGGCAGCGCCACGCAAAGCGGCATGAAGAGCCGTTCGAGCAAGGGCGGCAGCCCGGCCAACTTCAATGAAATCCGCATGGAGGACAAGAAGGGCGCCGAGCAGTTGTACGTGCATGCCGAACGCAACATGGACACGGTGGTGGAGCAGAACCAGACGTTGTCGGTGGGCATCAGCCGGGTCAAGACCGTGGGCATGATCGAGACCGTGACCATCGGCCAGGACCGCCTGCGCTCGGTGCGCCATCGCGACGTCCTGCTGGTCGGTGGCGACAAGCGCGACAGTGTGCACGGCAACTATGTGATGGATGCCGGCGACCAGATCCGCCTGGTCTGTGGCGACAGCGTGATCGAATTGAAGTCCGACGGCACCATCAATATCAGCTGCGCCAAGTTCAATATCCATGCAACGGCGGACGGGATCATCAATACCGATGGCAAGCTCGACCTGAACCTGGGCGGCGGTCCGCAGGCCAAGGCTTCGGGCCAGGGCGACAAGGGCGAAATCGACGGCCGGGTGAAGCAGGTGTTCAAACAGTAA